In a genomic window of Pangasianodon hypophthalmus isolate fPanHyp1 chromosome 19, fPanHyp1.pri, whole genome shotgun sequence:
- the LOC128321639 gene encoding uncharacterized protein LOC128321639, protein MIALFVTLYSLLCLCTAVKTSDIEELHVKTVKHGANVTMECNISSVKDKDKVVWYRQSFGKLPQFFAKPYRSNLSYTFDPGFKVSRFSITVNDHKFDLNINGMIEDDEGDYFCGEVEGNGIKFTSGTRLQYEGKEMKLCPSPGTVNKNTDSVTLQGSDSRDGKGASSRKHPIPTNQADDEDALNYAAVRFAKKPSSSRTTRGKSHEDVYAQVKIN, encoded by the exons ATGATCGCACTCTTTGTCACTCTTTACTCTCTGCTTTGTCTCTGCACAGCTG taaaaacttCTGACATCGAGGAGCTTCACGTGAAAACAGTAAAGCATGGAGCAAATGTAACTATGGAGTGTAACATTAGCAGTGTCAAAGACAAAGATAAGGTAGTTTGGTACAGACAGAGTTTTGGAAAGTTGCCTCAGTTTTTTGCAAAACCATACAGGAGCAATTTGAGCTACACATTTGATCCAGGATTTAAAGTCAGCCGCTTcagtattactgtaaatgaCCATAAGTTTGATCTCAACATTAATGGAATGATAGAAGATGATGAAGGAGATTATTTCTGTGGAGAAGTGGAGGGAAATGGAATAAAGTTCACATCTGGAACACGTCTGCAATATGAAG gtaAAGAGATGAAACTCTGTCCTTCACCTGGAACGGTTAACAAGAACACAGATTCTGTTACACTCCAGGGTTCAGACAGCAGAGATGGAAAAG GTGCTTCATCAAGAAAACATCCAATTCCCACCAATCAG gctgatgatgaagatgcCTTGAACTATGCAGCTGTGAGATTTGCTAAGAAACCTTCATCCTCCAGAACAACCAGAGGCAAGAGCCATGAAGACGTTTATGcacaagttaaaataaattag
- the LOC117599707 gene encoding uncharacterized protein LOC117599707, with product MITLFVTLYSLLCLCTAEKTSDIKELHVKTVKRGENVTMECNFNIKNKDKLVWYRQSFGKFPQFLAKSYSDTLGYKFDTQFKDSRFSITVNDHKFDLNINETREDDEGDYFCVELEGSLLKFTSGTRLQFEGKLQCSDSSDGKVVHFHHFRKWIIALTTSIIISLILIAVLIGVLFKNQRKGVSSRNHQIPTNQADDEDALNYAAVSFAKKPSSSRTSRDKSHEDVYAQVKIK from the exons ATGATCACACTCTTTGTCACTCTTTACTCTCTGCTTTGTCTCTGCACAGCTG aaaaaacTTCTGACATCAAGGAGCTTCACGTGAAAACAGTAAAGCGTGGAGAAAATGTAACTATGGAGTGTAACTTTAACATCAAAAACAAAGATAAGTTAGTTTGGTACAGACAGAGTTTTGGAAAGTTTCCTCAGTTTTTAGCAAAATCCTACAGTGACACTTTGGGCTACAAATTTGATACACAATTTAAAGATAGCCGCTTcagtattactgtaaatgaCCATAAGTTTGATCTCAACATTAACGAAACAAGAGAAGATGATGAAGGAGATTATTTCTGTGTAGAACTGGAGGGAAGTTTACTAAAGTTCACATCTGGAACACGTCTTCAGTTTGAAGGTAA ACTCCAGTGTTCAGACAGCAGCGATGGAAAAG TTGtgcattttcatcatttcaggaAATGGATTATTGCCTTAACAACCTCCATAATAATATCTCTTATTCTAATCGCGGTTCTGATtggagttttatttaaaaatcaaagaaaag GTGTTTCATCAAGAAACCATCAAATTCCCACCAATCAG gctgatgatgaagatgcCTTGAACTATGCAGCTGTGAGTTTTGCTAAGAAACCTTCATCCTCCAGAACCTCCAGAGACAAGAGCCATGAAGATGTTTATGcacaagttaaaataaaataa
- the LOC128321638 gene encoding uncharacterized protein LOC128321638 produces the protein MITLFVALYSLLCLCTAVKTSDIKELHVKRVKRGEDVTMECDISRVKDKDKVVWCRQSFGKVPQFLARHYGQNNYRFAEGFKDSRFSITVNDRKFDLYINGAREDDGGEYFCVELDGSALEFTSGTRLQFEGKEMKHCPTPGTVNKNTDSTSQGSNSSNGEGVSSRNHQIPTNQADDEDVLNYAAVSFAKKPSSSRTSRDKSHEDVYAQVKIK, from the exons ATGATCACACTCTTTGTCGCTCTTTACTCTCTGCTTTGTCTCTGCACAGCTG taaaaacttCGGACATCAAGGAGCTTCACGTGAAAAGAGTAAAGCGTGGAGAAGATGTAACTATGGAGTGTGACATTAGCAGGGTCAAAGACAAAGATAAGGTAGTTTGGTGCAGACAGAGTTTTGGAAAAGTGCCTCAGTTTTTAGCAAGACATTACGGGCAAAATAATTACAGATTTGCTGAGGGATTTAAAGATAGCCGCTTcagtattactgtaaatgaCCGTAAGTTTGATCTCTACATTAATGGAGCAAGAGAAGATGATGGAGGAGAATATTTCTGTGTAGAATTGGATGGAAGTGCACTAGAGTTCACATCTGGAACACGTCTGCAATTTGAAG gtaAAGAGATGAAACACTGTCCTACACCTGGAACGGTTAACAAGAACACAGATTCTACATCCCAGGGTTCGAACAGCAGCAATGGAGAAG GTGTTTCATCAAGAAACCATCAAATTCCCACCAATCAG gctgatgatgaagatgtCTTGAACTATGCAGCTGTGAGTTTTGCTAAGAAACCTTCATCCTCCAGAACCTCCAGAGACAAGAGCCATGAAGACGTTTATGcacaagttaaaataaaatag
- the LOC128321785 gene encoding uncharacterized protein LOC128321785 has protein sequence MITLFVALYSLLCLCTAVKTSDIKELHVKTVKHGENVTMECNISRIKNKDKVVWYRQSFRKLPQFFAKQYRSNLSYKFAEGFKVSRFSITVNDHKFDLNINGMIEDDEGEYFCGELEGNGIKFTSGTRLQYEGEEMKLCPTPGTVNKNTDSVTLQCSDSSDGKGKSCSDQMHVLLLLSIVRVGVLAFMIIVFPIILLVFKLRSN, from the exons ATGATCACACTCTTTGTCGCTCTTTACTCTCTGCTTTGTCTCTGCACAGCTG taaaaacttCTGACATCAAGGAGCTTCACGTGAAAACAGTAAAGCATGGAGAAAATGTAACTATGGAGTGTAACATTAGCAGGATCAAAAACAAAGATAAGGTAGTTTGGTACAGACAGAGTTTTCGAAAATTGCCTCAGTTTTTTGCAAAACAATACAGGAGCAATTTGAGCTACAAATTTGCTGAGGGATTTAAAGTCAGCCGCTTcagtattactgtaaatgaCCATAAGTTTGATCTCAACATTAATGGAATGATAGAAGATGATGAAGGAGAATATTTCTGTGGAGAACTGGAGGGAAATGGAATAAAGTTCACATCTGGAACACGTCTGCAATATGAAG gtgAAGAGATGAAACTCTGTCCTACACCTGGAACGGTTAACAAGAACACAGATTCTGTTACACTCCAGTGTTCAGACAGCAGCGATGGAAAAGGTAAGA GTTGTTCTGATCAGATGCATGTGCTATTGTTGCTCTCCATTGTTAGAGTTGGAGTTCTTGCCTTCATGATTATTGTCTTTCCAATAATCCTCCTTGTTTTCAAATTAAGATCAAATtag